One genomic window of Salvia miltiorrhiza cultivar Shanhuang (shh) chromosome 4, IMPLAD_Smil_shh, whole genome shotgun sequence includes the following:
- the LOC131021478 gene encoding uncharacterized protein LOC131021478 isoform X2 codes for MRFRQLLSASLFTLHPNCKLSNTLFNPLMATQTLNLSSTSTPTNGDDTNDDALCSSEITTPPPSEPLGAALDRPNGCLTGEARIERAWAHWNGLGRPKFIVAPMVDNSELPFRLLCRKYGAQAAYTPMLHSRIFSENEKYRSQEFSTCKEDRPLFVQFCANDPDLLLEAARKVEAYCDYVDINFGCPQRIAKRGYYGAFLMDNLPLVKSLVEKLANGLNVPVSCKIRIFPDLQDTINYAKMLEEAGCALLAVHGRTRDEKDGKKFRADWRAIKAVREAVRIPVLANGNIRHIEDVWQCMEETGVEGVLSAEPLLENPALFAGYRTAEWVPGHEETCKDGELDQAQLLVEYLNFCEKHPVPWRMIRSHVHKLLGEWFRIHPHVRDDLNRQSKLTFEFLYGIVDRLKELGARIPLFVKDDDRNKSSVN; via the exons ATGAGATTCCGACAACTTCTCTCTGCGTCTCTATTCACGCTTCACCCCAACTGTAAACTATCAAATACCCTTTTCAACCCATTAATGGCTACACAAACCCTAAACTTATCCTCAACGTCTACACCGACTAACGGCGACGACACAAACGACGACGCCCTCTGCTCCTCCGAAATCACTACTCCGCCGCCGTCCGAGCCGCTCGGCGCCGCTTTGGACCGGCCGAATGGATGCCTGACCGGAGAAGCCCGCATCGAGCGGGCCTGGGCCCATTGGAACGGGCTGGGTCGGCCAAAATTCATAGTAGCCCCCATGGTAGACAACTCCGAGCTGCCGTTCCGGCTTCTCTGCCGGAAGTACGGCGCCCAAGCCGCCTACACGCCTATGCTCCATTCCAGAATTTTCTCTGAAAACGAAAAATATCGTTCACAAGAGTTCAGCACTTGTAAG GAAGACAGGCCATTATTCGTGCAATTTTGCGCGAATGATCCAGATCTTCTGCTGGAGGCAGCGCGGAAAGTTGAGGCTTACTGCGACTACGTTGACATTAATTTTGG GTGCCCCCAGCGAATTGCAAAACGAGGATATTATGGAGCTTTCCTGATGGATAATCTTCCTCTTGTGAAATCTCTGGTGGAAAAATTAGCTAATGGCCTTAATGTCCCCGTCTCATGCAAAATTCGGATCTTCCCGGATTTGCAAGATACAATTAACTATGCGAAAATGTTGGAGGAGGCAGGATGTGCTCTTTTAGCAGTACATGGAAGAACAAGAGATGAAAAAGATGGGAAGAAGTTTCGTGCTGACTGGAGAGCAATCAAGGCTGTTAGAGAAGCAGTGAGAATTCCTGTCCTTGCAAATGGTAATATACGGCACATAGAAGATGTGTGGCAATGCATGGAAGAGACGGGGGTTGAAGGGGTCCTTTCAGCTGAGCCTCTGCTTGAGAATCCTGCTCTGTTTGCTGGTTATCGAACTGCTGAATGGGTGCCGGGTCATGAAGAAACATGCAAAGACGGGGAACTTGATCAAGCTCAGTTGTTGGTGGAGTATTTGAACTTCTGTGAGAAGCATCCGGTGCCATGGAGGATGATCCGATCTCACGTGCACAAGTTACTCGGAGAGTGGTTCCGAATTCATCCACATGTAAGAGATGATCTCAACAGACAATCCAAGCTCACATTTGAATTTCTGTATGGTATAGTCGACCGGCTTAAAGAGCTTGGTGCCAGAATACCTCTTTTTGTCAAGGATGATGATCGCAACAAATCATCtgttaattaa
- the LOC131021478 gene encoding uncharacterized protein LOC131021478 isoform X1, protein MRFRQLLSASLFTLHPNCKLSNTLFNPLMATQTLNLSSTSTPTNGDDTNDDALCSSEITTPPPSEPLGAALDRPNGCLTGEARIERAWAHWNGLGRPKFIVAPMVDNSELPFRLLCRKYGAQAAYTPMLHSRIFSENEKYRSQEFSTCKAYRPLFVQFCANDPDLLLEAARKVEAYCDYVDINFGCPQRIAKRGYYGAFLMDNLPLVKSLVEKLANGLNVPVSCKIRIFPDLQDTINYAKMLEEAGCALLAVHGRTRDEKDGKKFRADWRAIKAVREAVRIPVLANGNIRHIEDVWQCMEETGVEGVLSAEPLLENPALFAGYRTAEWVPGHEETCKDGELDQAQLLVEYLNFCEKHPVPWRMIRSHVHKLLGEWFRIHPHVRDDLNRQSKLTFEFLYGIVDRLKELGARIPLFVKDDDRNKSSVN, encoded by the exons ATGAGATTCCGACAACTTCTCTCTGCGTCTCTATTCACGCTTCACCCCAACTGTAAACTATCAAATACCCTTTTCAACCCATTAATGGCTACACAAACCCTAAACTTATCCTCAACGTCTACACCGACTAACGGCGACGACACAAACGACGACGCCCTCTGCTCCTCCGAAATCACTACTCCGCCGCCGTCCGAGCCGCTCGGCGCCGCTTTGGACCGGCCGAATGGATGCCTGACCGGAGAAGCCCGCATCGAGCGGGCCTGGGCCCATTGGAACGGGCTGGGTCGGCCAAAATTCATAGTAGCCCCCATGGTAGACAACTCCGAGCTGCCGTTCCGGCTTCTCTGCCGGAAGTACGGCGCCCAAGCCGCCTACACGCCTATGCTCCATTCCAGAATTTTCTCTGAAAACGAAAAATATCGTTCACAAGAGTTCAGCACTTGTAAGGCAT ACAGGCCATTATTCGTGCAATTTTGCGCGAATGATCCAGATCTTCTGCTGGAGGCAGCGCGGAAAGTTGAGGCTTACTGCGACTACGTTGACATTAATTTTGG GTGCCCCCAGCGAATTGCAAAACGAGGATATTATGGAGCTTTCCTGATGGATAATCTTCCTCTTGTGAAATCTCTGGTGGAAAAATTAGCTAATGGCCTTAATGTCCCCGTCTCATGCAAAATTCGGATCTTCCCGGATTTGCAAGATACAATTAACTATGCGAAAATGTTGGAGGAGGCAGGATGTGCTCTTTTAGCAGTACATGGAAGAACAAGAGATGAAAAAGATGGGAAGAAGTTTCGTGCTGACTGGAGAGCAATCAAGGCTGTTAGAGAAGCAGTGAGAATTCCTGTCCTTGCAAATGGTAATATACGGCACATAGAAGATGTGTGGCAATGCATGGAAGAGACGGGGGTTGAAGGGGTCCTTTCAGCTGAGCCTCTGCTTGAGAATCCTGCTCTGTTTGCTGGTTATCGAACTGCTGAATGGGTGCCGGGTCATGAAGAAACATGCAAAGACGGGGAACTTGATCAAGCTCAGTTGTTGGTGGAGTATTTGAACTTCTGTGAGAAGCATCCGGTGCCATGGAGGATGATCCGATCTCACGTGCACAAGTTACTCGGAGAGTGGTTCCGAATTCATCCACATGTAAGAGATGATCTCAACAGACAATCCAAGCTCACATTTGAATTTCTGTATGGTATAGTCGACCGGCTTAAAGAGCTTGGTGCCAGAATACCTCTTTTTGTCAAGGATGATGATCGCAACAAATCATCtgttaattaa
- the LOC131021479 gene encoding protein IRX15-LIKE translates to MKNNLSNSTRLILLHPYIQKQGSSNRLWLLALLSFLTLAFLATLIYTRESISTTTSTTVAAVVAAAANPRLPASVSRALIHYASNSNNSDHMSHADIKQVSDALRQCSQPCNVLVFGLTPESLLWRALNHNGRTVFIDENRYYAAYVEEKYPEIEAYDVQYATKLSEMAELIAAVKEQVRNECRPVQNLLFSECKLGLNDLPNQLYEVEWDVILVDGPRGYWPEAPGRMAAIFTAAVLARSKRGANAKTHVFVHDFNMKVDRVTSDEFLCRENLVKSTDTMGHFVLERMDANAAQFCRTPPPS, encoded by the coding sequence ATGAAGAACAATTTGAGCAATAGTACTCGGCTCATACTCCTCCACCCCTACATTCAAAAGCAAGGCAGCTCCAACCGCCTATGGCTCCTCGCTCTACTCTCCTTCCTCACTCTAGCATTCCTTGCAACCCTCATCTACACGCGCGAGTCCatctccaccaccacctccacgaCCGTCGCAGCCGTGGTGGCCGCGGCGGCCAACCCCCGGCTCCCGGCCTCCGTGTCGAGGGCCCTGATCCACTACGCCTCCAACTCCAACAACTCCGACCATATGTCCCACGCCGACATAAAGCAGGTCTCCGACGCCCTCCGGCAGTGCTCGCAGCCGTGCAACGTGCTCGTATTCGGCCTCACGCCGGAGAGCCTCCTCTGGAGGGCCCTCAACCACAATGGGCGGACGGTGTTCATCGACGAGAACCGCTACTACGCGGCCTACGTGGAGGAGAAGTACCCGGAGATCGAGGCCTACGACGTGCAGTACGCGACGAAGCTGAGCGAGATGGCGGAGCTGATCGCGGCGGTGAAGGAGCAGGTGAGGAACGAGTGCCGGCCGGTGCAGAACCTCCTCTTCTCCGAGTGCAAGCTGGGCCTCAACGACCTGCCCAACCAGCTCTACGAGGTGGAGTGGGATGTCATACTCGTCGACGGACCCCGGGGCTACTGGCCGGAGGCGCCGGGGAGGATGGCGGCCATCTTCACGGCGGCCGTGCTTGCCCGGAGCAAGAGGGGCGCCAACGCCAAGACGCACGTCTTCGTGCATGACTTCAACATGAAGGTGGACAGAGTGACGAGCGATGAGTTTCTGTGCAGAGAGAATTTGGTGAAGTCGACGGATACGATGGGCCATTTTGTGCTCGAGAGAATGGATGCCAACGCCGCACAGTTCTGCCGGACGCCGCCGCCCTCATGA